TAAAAATGCcatgaacacacatatattatatcAATAACGACCCAGCAGTGCCAGACTATCTCGTAAAAGACCATAACCATCAAtctattttaatacatttataacAATGAATCTGTTAATTTATTAACTTACCTGCTGGGTAAGTTAAACTAAAGTagtgatatttaaatgtttcacctATTGTGCTGACCAAgccagtgaaaaaacaaacctgaataGCAATTCTTGTCGATGAAGCACTTTCATCTTTTCCCAGCTATTATTTAATttctccgtttttttttttttttttttttttgtccacgcTGTGTCACAGGAGAAACGCGGTGTGATGAATGCTGCGGGTCACCAGCTCCTGCTCACCTGTTTGGAGACCCTGCAGAGAGCGCTGAAAGGTGAGACTGTCAACTGTAAAGGACAGACACACGAGGGAGAGCGGAGCAACATTTTCCATAATTGACAAGAGGAAACACAACTGTATTTAGACTGAAATTAACTGTTGAACATTCTAGTTAATTTTAATGTGAAGTTATAGGGTGTTTTTTTATAACAAATCGTAAATTGATTCTTCACTGAGAGAATAGGAACACTGCGTAGTGTTTCTTTGACATAGGTCTCATTGTGTGGTTGTtaaatttcctgttttttttttctgcctttgttttcAGTCTCATCTCTGCCCTCCATGACCGATCGTCTAGAATCCATCGCTCGGCAAAACATGTGAGTTCTTCCCCCTTTTGCTCATGTTTTCTCACCCAACTATGACCCGGTTCAGAGGGCCACCCTTCTGACCAAGAAATAAAGGCTGATGTAGGATGAAAGGTGGTCAGGTTGAGATTTGAGAATgatcttatttttttaattcagctgaaaataagaataaaaccCTGAATGGCTAAAGGGGCTGCAATAAAACATTGGCGGTTGTGATgttatttatgctttttttttctttgtaactaTCACTTGCTGATTCAGTCTTACAGGATAATTTATACTAAAACCAAtctgtcatttttctgtcttgtttgaaTAGGCTTGGCTCTCACCTCAGCCCATCAGGCACAGAGTGTTACATCACTTCAGACATGTTTTATGTGGAGGTGCAGCTGGACACCACTGGCCAGTTAGTGGACGTCAAAGTGGCTCATCAGGGAGAAAACCCTACGGTCAGTTCACTGTGACTTCCATGtggcaacacaaaaaaaaagctaaccAACCTTCATTCCTTGAATTGTTTCCATTCATACGCTTGGTGAAGATGTTGTCCTCAGaagtgtgtttatattattcttttttttttatatttgttggtCACAGAGTTGTCCTGAGCTGATTCAGCATCTAAGGTGAGTAGAAACCACACACTTCACCATAGACTCTGTTACGATAAGCAATGCAAATATAGTGTAGGtgtagttatttctgttttgttaaatgATGCAAGCAGCTATAAGAAAtacttgtgtttgtctgaaaggTGTCTTAAGACATGTCTTCTCTTGCTTCACATCAGGGAGAAGAACTTCGAAGAGTTTTCCAAACATCTGAAGGGACTAGTAGAGCTGTACAAGCTCCCTGGGGACAAGTAAGGAAGCTCGGTTGTTTTTCTAAGACACAGATGTCAAGTGTtgttatgttattgttattactatgtcatgttgttttcagttttatctaAATTATCTCACATAATTTCTGTGTTCCAGTAAACTGAAAACCAAGATGTATATAGCACTGCAGTCTTTGGAGCTTGATCTCACCAAGATGATGCACATGTTCAGGTAAGTTCACAAAATACCATCCTATGGGCCAATGCAGGTACCAGAAAATAAGTAATAATTTAGTTTGTGTAGCACTTATAAGAGCACCTGTAGCAACACAGGCATGTTATTTCCCCATTGTCTATTTCAACAAGTGTAGGTATATGCAATAATtcttgatttgtgttttgttttctaggTTAGCAACCAATGCTAATACAGTAGAGACTATTCTTCATGGCAGTGTGGGCTTGCTGACAGCCAGGAGCGGTGGCCATCTTGTTACTCTTCAGTGTTACGTGTCCCCTTATGACATATTTGAGGAGGGACCGGGCTCCCAGCTCAACTTAACAGACAGCAATGGTCAGTGcacagaggaagtggctgaATTCATATGTGTACATATTCAGGACGGTGATTTACACCAGCCAGAAAGGctgtatttatctttattttgacCTGTGTCACTTTTCTCTCCGTGTGGACACTTTCTATCTCTGTAGTTCCACGCTCTCTGGGTGTCAGTGTTTCCGTGACAATCGAGGGAACCTCCGCTGTCTACAAGCTCCCAATCGCTCCACTCATCACAGGATCCCACCCGGTGGATAACAAGgggtaagaaaaaaagaaaccttgCTTTATcagaaaaaatctaaatctgaacTCTCAGCATGCAAAGGGAGTTTAAGATTTATTAAGCATGCATAAATGCACCACTCTTTGACATAATGAGGCAAAGAGAGACGACTGATTAATTTGTTTTGGTATATTTTAGGACGCCTTCCTTTTCCACTGTAACCAACTCGAACTGTGTGGACCTACCAGCTTGTTTTTTCCTCAAGATGAACCGCCCCATGCCTTTCTCCCTGTCCTTTATTCAGAGGATGGGCAATGCTACTTGTGAGTTTTTACTGTATTCTTAATTCATAAATATGTGCTTTAAGgaaggtttttgttttatttgatgattGGGTCTTCAAcgtcttacttttttttttttttacagcgatCCCAGTGTTTGAGAGCCAACCCAACCTCTCACCTCTCTACCAGTTAATTGTCCAGAGCCAGCGGCAGCTCCTGGAGGAGGGCAGCTCCACGCCACCGCCCTCACACAACATGCACTTCTATTCTGTGAGCAGACACGCAATGTCTTCACTCACAATAATATGTTAATCTCTCTTACTTACCTTTTTCTTGAAGTTTTTCCATGTCCAGTCTGTGGTTTATGGTTTCTTGATTTAAGTTTGCACTATTTTTGGGTTTGGACttggaaaaatgacaaaattaccACTGAAACATCATAAAGTTACAGCTTTCAAGTTGGAtccataaacatacacacagccaatattttagatatttcacACAAATCAATGTTTGTGTAAGAAAACCTAAAAAGCCTTTGTGCTTGCACAGGTGTTGCCAGATCAACAGCACTGTTACTTCCTGAATGGCGATGCCCCGGTGCAAGATGGTCGTTCACTTCAAGGAGCATTGGTAACCAAGATCCCCTTCCGCCACCCAGCCCAAGTGCCACTCCTGCTTGATATCATTCGGCACCAGGCAGCCTATAACAACTTGATTGGCAGCTGTGTGAAACGTACTTCCATCAAAGAAGGTATCAAGTATCTGCCTTCTGACTCACTGTAATTGGTTacttaacagttttttttttgttagttacATTTGACGAATGGATGATTTTTGCTGTTGTTCCCTCAGACAGTGCAGGCTTGCTGCAGTTTGAAGTATGCCCTCTTACTGACTCGAGTTTCAGCGTCTCTTTCCAGCATCCAGTCAATGAGTCATTAGTCTGTGGTGAGTACTCATATTTACATCTCTACAATCTCAGTAATCCAGCATGTGATAATATTACTTAAACAATATCCTTGAGTCAACATGATAGCACAATGAGTCCTCCGTTTCTATCTGACCTCCTTCCTCTAGTTGTAATGGAGGTGATCGACTCCAGACAGGTATCCTGCAAGCTATATAAAGGACTGTCAGATGCTCTGATTTGCACTGATGAATTCATCACCAAAGTGGTCCAGAGGTGAGATTCCTGATTCCTCGTGAATGCCTAAATATGgacagtatgtactgtatgtatatttttatgaatcgtttcctctcctcttaGATGCATGTCCATTCCTGTAACTATGCGGGCTATTCGGAGGAAAGCGGAGACCATCCAGGCAGACACTCCAGCCCTCTCACTAATTGCACAGACAGTGGAGACCATGGTGAAGAATAACCTGCCACCCTCAAGTAGTCCCACTTACAACATGGCAGCAGGCGATGGAACTAACCCTATGGGACTGCCTGGGCTTACAGGGGGTAACACACCTACCGGAGGAGGACCCCCTGGGGGACCTAATTTTTCAGGTCCAATTACGTCTCTGTTTGGTATTCCCCGACCAGAGAGGCAAGGCCAAGGAGGAGAGTGCTCAACCCAAGGAGGGGTGGCTGGCCAGCAACAATTGCAACAGCATCAGCAACAACAGGCTGGTCAAGGCCATACAGATGACTACAACAAAGTCGCTCAGAATCCCATACTGACAAGTCTATTACAAATAACTGGAAGTGTGGGTTCCAGTCCCAGTTCCCAGAATGCACCAGCACCCCACCAAACTCCACCTCCAACTTCCTCCCCTGCCAGCAACACCAAGAACCATCCTATGCTGATGAACTTGTTGAAAGACAACCCCACACAAGATTTTGCCGCATTGTATGGTTCTAGTCCATTAGAGAGGCAGAATTCCTCATCTGGCTCCCCACGGACAGAGGGCATGAGTGGAACCTGCCCTGGAGGTAGCacaaaagggaagaagaaaCGGCCACGTGGGACAGAAAAGGGTGGCATGTTGCCCGGAGCTGCTCCAGGTGGTGGAGGCGGCGGTTTAGGTATGAAATCACAACAGGGTTCCTCAATGCCGCAGCACCACCAGCATCATCAAGTCACACATGAGGATGATTTCCACCGCGAACTCCTCTCTATGGATGTGGATGCATCTCAAAATTCTATCTTTGATGTTAACCTTACTGGTGATGGCCTAGACACTCCCCATAGCATCACTCCTGCACCTAGCCAATGTGGAACACCGCCCTCTGGCCCCAGCATGCCTTATCCACAGTCTCATGTTCAGTCTCAGCAACAGCAACCTCCGGGTACTGCACCACCTCGTATTGTCCGTCTCCCTAGCTCTGATAGCATTGGACCTGATATTACAGAAATCCTGTCAGACTTGCCTGAGCAGACAGGCAAAGGCAGCTGTGGGAGCCATGGACAGCACCCCATGGGCAGTGGTGGGGAGGATGGAGGTCCTTTAGGTACTCCAATCCGTGACTCCTCTAGCTCAGGTCAGGGCAGCGCAGTGTTCGACTCGGCTGACATTTTCAATACCAACAGCAATGAGAACCCTTTTACTGATGCTGCTGACCTTATTGCTGAGGCGGCTGCAACTGCTGCCACTCCCACCAGCGATTCTTCTTCCACAAATTTCTTCCCAGATGCTGCTGATTTCAACCCTGACCTCCTGACCTCAGGCCATGGCTTCTCCCAGAACTATTTTGATGATAGCTCCCCAAGTGCTGATGGAGACATGGACCTGGTCAAGAGTTTTGGGGGAAGTAGCCAGCAGAATACTCCATCAGGAACACCTCAAAATCCCACTCCACATGGGCAAAGCACACCAGAGCCCTCCCTGAAGGACCCTTTTGATATGGGGATAGTTTTTGGTGGCGGTAAGCCACTTCTGGGACAAGCTCCTGACTTGGGAGACACACATGGAGGAGGGTCCCAGAGCCCACTTAAAATGGGCCTCGGGCCAGCATGTGGTGACTTTAAAAGTGCTGAACCCAAAGTTAAACAGCAACAGGGACTCATGCGACCGAAAGATGAGAATGGAGGTAGTGGAGGAAGCAGTTCTGGGATAGGGATGGGGGGCAGTTCATCAGAGGGTAAACAAGTCAAACGTAGCAGGACCCCATCCAGTGAGGGAAAGTCTAAAGAAAAGCCTCCCAAGCGCAAAAAGCTGGACCCTGACGGGAAGTCCCCTTCACACAGCTCAGGAGGAAGACCTTATACACCACCTAGTGGTGGCTCAGGCTCTGGAGGGAGCATAAGTGGAGGAGGCTCCAAGTCTCCTGGTAGTTCAGGACGCTCGCAAACTCCTCCTGGTGGTGCTACACCTCCAATTCCCAAAATCACTATTCAGATAGCAAAAGGGACCATAACTGGAGGTAAAACGTCATCCCATAGTGGATACACCTCCAGCAGCTCAGCCACCAGCAGCACAGGAGGATCAGGGggaaccagcagcagcaaaagcCATCATTCTCACTCATCTTCCTCTGGGAAGATAAAGTCCAAGGAAGGCTCCACCACACAAGGCAGCTCCAAGCCAGGGAGTGCAGGAATAGGTGGTGGAAGTGGGTCATCCCAGTCTAAAAGCTCCTCCCAAGGAATGGGTGTTGGTAAACCAGGGTCCTCTCCAATCACCAAACATGGGTTGTCAGGTCCTGGAGGTAGTGGAAGTGGAATTGGAAGTGGTAGTAAAATAAAGCCACAAGGAGGCAAGCCTCCAGGGCCTCTTATGAATCCCAACATTAAGCCCAATATCTCCCCTTCTCACTCCCGCTCCAGTAGTTCTAGTGACAAATTGTCCTCCCCTATGAAGATGCAGCAGTCCCAGGTTCCAGGAACACCACCTTCTTCCAAGGCTAAATCACCAATGGGCTCAGGAGGTGGCAGCTCTGGAGGGTCCAAGTCTTCATCTGGTGGAGGAATGAGCTCCCAGAAGCCAATGGGTGGAGGCTCCTCCTCTGGTTCCacatcttcctcatcatcctctAGCTCCTCCTCTGGTTCCATGAACTTCTCAGGAGGCTCCCAGTCTCAGtatggaggtggtggaggagggagcggaggaggaggagggacaggaggaggaagtgggagtggaggaggtggaggaagtggGAGTGGTGGAGGGGCTGGTCAAAACAATGCAAATAACCCCAATGCCAAAGGAAAGTCTCCCAGTAGAAACAAGAAACCCTCTCTTACCGCAGTCATAGACAAACTTAAGAGTgtaggtggaggaggagtgggggagGATGGCTGTGAGGTAGGGCCACCAGTCGGAGGAACTGgttcaggatctgcccctggtggtggtggtcctGGAAATGTTCCCAGCAGTGGACCTTCAAACATGGGTCCTTCCAAGCATGCTTCATCCTCCCAAAGCGGGGACTACAAGCGGGAAAAGTCTGATAAAGAGGCAAAAGCAAAAGTGTCTGTTTCAGGGGGGAACAGTGGGGATAAAAAGCTAATGGACCCAAAAACAGGAGGTGTGGGTACGACAGGTCTGGccaaaattattattagtaaaCCTGATGGTGGCTCACCAAGCATCAAGGCCAAAGTGACCCTGCAGAAAGCAGGGGAAGGATCTGGTGACTCTATGCGTCCCCAAATTTCTAGCCTCAAAGCTTCCCCCCTCTTCAGTGGCTCTACTCCCAAGCATGACCGCTCCTCCCCGAGCCACAGCCGCTCACCAGGATACACCCCACTCAACCATGACAGTGAGAGTGAGTCGGGCAGCAGCTCAGTGGCCGAGAAGTCTCACCAGAACAGCCCCAGTTCAGATGACGACCAGACCATTCGACCCCTTCCACCCCAGGACTACATGAGCTCCATTCCGCTCAGCTCGGGGGAGAAgcacaagaaacacaagaaggagaagaaaaaacagaaagagaaggaacgggagagggacagagacagagaacgGGACagggacaaagagaaaaagaagtccTCTATGTCCATGGGTTCGTCCTCGCATCCAGTAAAAGCAGACAGTTGGTCACGGTCACCCATCTCGGCTTCAGATTCATCTTTGTCCATGTTGGGTTCAGAGCGTCCATCCCGACCCAGTCCAATGTATATGagaaatgaagatgatgatCTCATGGACTCGGCCCTCACTGGCAACCTTTAATTTTATTTAGAAAGGCTCTTTATTTTACtctatttttttccctcatgtTTTTAACACATGCCTTTTAACATACAAATTAAActtctatttatttaattcGAGCCAAGAATTGGAACTGGATACGAGAATATTTTGGCTCTGTCCTGTTAAAgctgtattttaatgtcatattttactATTTGAGTATCAGCATATAATATTTGGGGATAGAGATGCCACTTTTATATGTAAGTGGTTGCTTCACTGTCACCCAAATCCACCCCAGCATACCAACTTCCTTAAGGTTCATTAAGGAAATGgctttatacagtatattttcagagaaatgaacattatttttgtctttcctgtcaTGTCAAAGGGTCTTTACTGTcagtaaatgttattttcatctttatttttgcatttaatacatctgctgctgtttatatgttgttgctgttgttgttaaaaACATACCACTGTACTGTGCGTTATCAAAATAAGCATGtcctctgttaaaaaaaacaaagtattgtAAAGCGAGAAGGGTTCAGTGTTCAGTTGCCTTGTTTTCCAGATACAACCTTTTAgattttgatacattttaaactgttgATGTGTAAATTAGTGTAGGTACATAAGGCTGCAGCTGATGAAGGTAATGATGATAATAGAGGAAAGGTGACATGCTGGTAAATTTGTAACTGTAGAAGTTTTGGAAGcttgaaataaacatttcacttCTGGAAAAGTGTCACTgtcacatttctgtatttttatgttatggTCAGGCAAGATTGAAAGGTAGCAGTGCATCTCTTGTAACATTTTCAGTTATAGTAAATTATCTGCACATACTACATTCACTGATTTGAAAACACTGTTGAGTAAATAGTTGAAGATGCCacatatgtatttgttttgcgTGTGCAATAGTCAACAGCTCAGCGATAGAACGCCACCAGATGGCAGCAGTGGATCACACtgctcagtttttttcttttgtaatgtgTTACACACTCCCAGAGGCACTGGGTAGAGGTTAAATGAAATTTCCCGCCTTTATTCACAGGTTTTACAGCAGACGATTTGTAGGAATCATGATGCAGCCCAAAGATGCACAAAACAATCAGTTATGATGGTCACAAGAaatatcaaatgaaataaattaattgttAAACAACCACGCTCAAGGCATCGTCTACAGGATGTCTCTGCTCACAGACGATACAAAAGGGTAGACAAAGTGTTATCTCAAAGCACAAATACTACTCTGGCAGTCAGTATTTTGATAAGTTTAAAAGCAACATGAGTGAGCTAACAGACCTCAGAGGTTATAATATATTGCATGTGTTTCAATTAAAAAGCAGCAAAGGAATTTCACGCCATGTTTAACAGTGTTTGTTGAGACTAATAGGGATAAGGTGGTCGTGTTAAGTTGCATGCAGTGTTGTACAGTTTCATTTAATTATGTGAAATTAAAActtgtttaattattttgagttattttgtTTGTAGCATGTATTTTAGAGCTTTTCTGAACCTTGTGACCATTTCAAACAAAGATGTTTCCCCATCACAGGTTTAATGGTTGCTGCTTGTGGCAGGTTTACCAAAGGGATTCTTCTTCTTGCATTATATGGATCCTTTTCAATGTTAAATGTTTCCGGTAATTCACAGGAAAATAAGCAAATATTAGAGGAAAGTCTGATAGATTGATGTAGCATAGgcacatattttcttcttccctttttctgTTGTCAGCTTGTGACTGGTAATGACTGTTCCTTAAATAGAAAATGCCAACATAACACAGTAAATAGTAAATCAATAGAATATATCCCCgtataaacagaaagaaagaaatatattcaACCCTTTGTCACCCTTTGTGTCCCGAGTGACACACATACAAGACTCCAAGGCTTCCAGTCAGCTGATCTTCTGACCCATCGCCTTACTTTTTCTCCGGCGCTGCTGACTgggctgtttcttttttttcccagaagcCTCTGCTAAACTGCTTACCTGACACAAATGAATGGAGTCtctttatattaaaaacaatttcTCATTATGGAGTCAGTTGCTTTGAAGAAACGTTGCGCTCAGCTCAAATGGCACAAGCGTATCATCCACCATGTGCACTTTAATGGGCAGCAGCCTGCTTAGGATGGCTGCTAAGCAGTTGGTTGGTTTCCCATTCCTGCCAGTTCCCAATGATCCCAGCCGAAGGGCCCCCAAGGGACGTCATCTAACCCTTTGTACTGCATATACTAACTCGCTCTGAGGATGGATGCTGAAAAGTGTCATATTCAGCTAAATACTATACAACATCACTGCGGGAGGTTGCTTCAATGTCATCACAgccattgtgtttttatctgtccttgtaaaaaaaaatacatcatacatcTTCCTACTACTGAGCTGCAGCACACTCTGCTCCTTGACTCCCTCAGGCTTCTGAAAGGTTATTTGCCTTTTACTCGCATCACGTGTaactcttttgttttcttgacatTGGCTTTGTTTCCTCATTGTTCTCGGTCTGTGGGAGATAATAATTATTGCATCAACCAAAATCCTTTaagtatatgtatttttacatctttaatTATTACATAAAAAGTATTGACAAAGCAATGCTTCCATTTGCCTGAAACTAAGGCTGCACGTCACATTAAAACATGGTCGTTACAACAAAtaagacatatttttgtttttatatgatatatagaCATACATGAACAATTATATGTTCTTCCCTTCCTACATAgtgatgttatttatgtttgagGTCAATTTCAACAATCTTACTTTGGATTTGGGAGGAACAGTGCTGTGTTGTCAAGACCAAACAGAGATATAGATGATATGAAAATTCACTGTATTACATGTTTCACAAGTTTC
The nucleotide sequence above comes from Larimichthys crocea isolate SSNF chromosome XVI, L_crocea_2.0, whole genome shotgun sequence. Encoded proteins:
- the med1 gene encoding mediator of RNA polymerase II transcription subunit 1 — protein: MAAGPGVSMQSGSPARELSSLSVQQGGNQTHGDRNKPEEATEAEKQNRMAALLERLHAKHNASRPWQETCKVVRQAMEKRGVMNAAGHQLLLTCLETLQRALKVSSLPSMTDRLESIARQNMLGSHLSPSGTECYITSDMFYVEVQLDTTGQLVDVKVAHQGENPTSCPELIQHLREKNFEEFSKHLKGLVELYKLPGDNKLKTKMYIALQSLELDLTKMMHMFRLATNANTVETILHGSVGLLTARSGGHLVTLQCYVSPYDIFEEGPGSQLNLTDSNVPRSLGVSVSVTIEGTSAVYKLPIAPLITGSHPVDNKGTPSFSTVTNSNCVDLPACFFLKMNRPMPFSLSFIQRMGNATSIPVFESQPNLSPLYQLIVQSQRQLLEEGSSTPPPSHNMHFYSVLPDQQHCYFLNGDAPVQDGRSLQGALVTKIPFRHPAQVPLLLDIIRHQAAYNNLIGSCVKRTSIKEDSAGLLQFEVCPLTDSSFSVSFQHPVNESLVCVVMEVIDSRQVSCKLYKGLSDALICTDEFITKVVQRCMSIPVTMRAIRRKAETIQADTPALSLIAQTVETMVKNNLPPSSSPTYNMAAGDGTNPMGLPGLTGGNTPTGGGPPGGPNFSGPITSLFGIPRPERQGQGGECSTQGGVAGQQQLQQHQQQQAGQGHTDDYNKVAQNPILTSLLQITGSVGSSPSSQNAPAPHQTPPPTSSPASNTKNHPMLMNLLKDNPTQDFAALYGSSPLERQNSSSGSPRTEGMSGTCPGGSTKGKKKRPRGTEKGGMLPGAAPGGGGGGLGMKSQQGSSMPQHHQHHQVTHEDDFHRELLSMDVDASQNSIFDVNLTGDGLDTPHSITPAPSQCGTPPSGPSMPYPQSHVQSQQQQPPGTAPPRIVRLPSSDSIGPDITEILSDLPEQTGKGSCGSHGQHPMGSGGEDGGPLGTPIRDSSSSGQGSAVFDSADIFNTNSNENPFTDAADLIAEAAATAATPTSDSSSTNFFPDAADFNPDLLTSGHGFSQNYFDDSSPSADGDMDLVKSFGGSSQQNTPSGTPQNPTPHGQSTPEPSLKDPFDMGIVFGGGKPLLGQAPDLGDTHGGGSQSPLKMGLGPACGDFKSAEPKVKQQQGLMRPKDENGGSGGSSSGIGMGGSSSEGKQVKRSRTPSSEGKSKEKPPKRKKLDPDGKSPSHSSGGRPYTPPSGGSGSGGSISGGGSKSPGSSGRSQTPPGGATPPIPKITIQIAKGTITGGKTSSHSGYTSSSSATSSTGGSGGTSSSKSHHSHSSSSGKIKSKEGSTTQGSSKPGSAGIGGGSGSSQSKSSSQGMGVGKPGSSPITKHGLSGPGGSGSGIGSGSKIKPQGGKPPGPLMNPNIKPNISPSHSRSSSSSDKLSSPMKMQQSQVPGTPPSSKAKSPMGSGGGSSGGSKSSSGGGMSSQKPMGGGSSSGSTSSSSSSSSSSGSMNFSGGSQSQYGGGGGGSGGGGGTGGGSGSGGGGGSGSGGGAGQNNANNPNAKGKSPSRNKKPSLTAVIDKLKSVGGGGVGEDGCEVGPPVGGTGSGSAPGGGGPGNVPSSGPSNMGPSKHASSSQSGDYKREKSDKEAKAKVSVSGGNSGDKKLMDPKTGGVGTTGLAKIIISKPDGGSPSIKAKVTLQKAGEGSGDSMRPQISSLKASPLFSGSTPKHDRSSPSHSRSPGYTPLNHDSESESGSSSVAEKSHQNSPSSDDDQTIRPLPPQDYMSSIPLSSGEKHKKHKKEKKKQKEKERERDRDRERDRDKEKKKSSMSMGSSSHPVKADSWSRSPISASDSSLSMLGSERPSRPSPMYMRNEDDDLMDSALTGNL